The Streptomyces sp. RKAG293 genome includes a region encoding these proteins:
- the argJ gene encoding bifunctional glutamate N-acetyltransferase/amino-acid acetyltransferase ArgJ, translating to MSVTAAQGFTAAGIAAGIKDSGNPDLALVVNNGPRLAAAGVFTSNRVKAAPVVWSEQVVKGGLVSAVVLNSGGANACTGPLGFQDTHATAEKVAEVLGQNAGEIAVASTGLIGLRLPMDKLLPGIGKAAAELSAHGGEKAAIAIKTTDSVHKTAVVEKDGWTVGGMAKGAGMLAPGLATMLVVLTTDADLDAGTLDTALRAATRTTFDRADSDGCMSTNDTVLLLASGASGTVPAYDDFAAAVERVCADLARQLIGDAEGASKDIKVEVINAATEDDAVEVGRSIARNNLLKCAIHGEDPNWGRVLSAIGTTGAAFEPDRLNVAINGVWVCKDGSVGEDRDLVDMRYREVVITADLNAGGAAATIWTNDLTADYVHENSAYSS from the coding sequence GTGAGCGTCACGGCAGCACAGGGATTCACGGCCGCGGGCATCGCCGCCGGGATCAAGGACAGCGGCAACCCCGACCTGGCCCTCGTGGTCAACAACGGGCCGCGCCTGGCCGCCGCGGGTGTCTTCACCTCCAACCGTGTGAAGGCCGCGCCCGTCGTCTGGTCCGAGCAGGTCGTCAAGGGCGGACTGGTGTCCGCCGTCGTCCTCAACTCCGGTGGCGCGAACGCCTGCACGGGGCCGCTCGGCTTCCAGGACACGCACGCGACCGCTGAGAAGGTCGCGGAGGTCCTCGGCCAGAACGCGGGCGAGATCGCGGTCGCGTCGACCGGACTGATCGGGCTGCGCCTCCCGATGGACAAGCTGCTGCCGGGGATCGGGAAGGCCGCGGCCGAACTCTCCGCGCACGGCGGTGAGAAGGCCGCCATCGCGATCAAGACCACCGACTCGGTGCACAAGACGGCCGTCGTCGAGAAGGACGGCTGGACCGTCGGCGGGATGGCCAAGGGCGCGGGCATGCTCGCACCGGGCCTGGCCACCATGCTGGTGGTGCTCACCACCGACGCCGACCTGGACGCCGGCACCCTCGACACCGCGCTGCGCGCCGCCACCCGCACCACCTTCGACCGGGCCGACTCCGACGGCTGCATGTCGACCAACGACACCGTGCTGCTGCTCGCCTCCGGCGCCTCCGGCACCGTCCCCGCCTACGACGACTTCGCCGCCGCCGTCGAGCGGGTCTGCGCCGACCTGGCCCGTCAGCTGATCGGTGACGCCGAGGGCGCGTCCAAGGACATCAAGGTCGAGGTGATCAACGCCGCGACCGAGGACGACGCCGTCGAGGTGGGCCGCTCCATCGCCCGCAACAACCTCCTCAAGTGCGCCATCCACGGCGAGGACCCCAACTGGGGCCGGGTGCTGTCCGCGATCGGCACGACCGGCGCCGCCTTCGAGCCGGACCGGCTGAACGTGGCCATCAACGGCGTCTGGGTCTGCAAGGACGGCTCGGTCGGCGAGGACCGCGACCTGGTCGACATGCGGTACCGCGAGGTCGTCATCACCGCCGACCTGAACGCGGGCGGCGCCGCCGCCACCATCTGGACCAACGACCTGACGGCGGACTACGTGCACGAGAACAGCGCGTACAGCTCATGA
- the argC gene encoding N-acetyl-gamma-glutamyl-phosphate reductase: MALRAAVAGASGYAGGEILRLLLGHPEIEIGALTGNSNAGQRLGALQPHLLPLAGRVLEPTSAEVLAGHDVVFLALPHGQSAAVAEQLGDGVLIVDCGADFRLRDAADWEKFYGSPHAGTWPYGLPELPGARVALRGSKRIAVPGCFPTSVSLALFPAYAAGLAEPEAVIVAASGTSGAGKALKPHLLGSEVMGSVTPYGVGGGHRHTPEMIQNLSAVAGEPVGVSFTPTLVPMPRGILATCSVRAKAGVTADAVRAVYEKAFADEPFVYLLPEGQWPSTGAVLGSNAVQLQVAYDAAAGRIIAISAIDNLTKGTAGGAVQSMNVALGLPEDMGLSTTGVAP; the protein is encoded by the coding sequence ATGGCTTTGCGGGCAGCGGTGGCAGGGGCGAGTGGTTACGCGGGGGGTGAGATCCTGCGGCTGCTCCTGGGGCACCCGGAGATCGAGATCGGTGCGCTCACCGGCAACTCCAACGCGGGACAGCGACTGGGCGCACTGCAGCCGCATCTGCTGCCGCTGGCCGGACGCGTACTCGAGCCGACGTCGGCCGAGGTGCTGGCCGGGCATGACGTGGTCTTTCTCGCGCTGCCGCACGGACAGTCCGCGGCGGTGGCCGAGCAGCTCGGCGACGGTGTGCTGATCGTCGACTGCGGCGCCGACTTCCGGCTGCGCGATGCCGCGGACTGGGAGAAGTTCTACGGCTCCCCGCACGCCGGGACCTGGCCGTACGGGCTGCCCGAGCTGCCCGGGGCGCGGGTCGCGCTGCGGGGCTCGAAGCGCATCGCGGTGCCCGGCTGCTTCCCGACCAGTGTCTCGCTGGCGCTCTTCCCGGCGTACGCGGCCGGGCTCGCCGAGCCCGAGGCCGTGATCGTCGCCGCTTCCGGCACGTCCGGCGCGGGCAAGGCCCTGAAGCCGCACCTGCTCGGCAGCGAGGTCATGGGATCCGTCACCCCGTACGGCGTCGGGGGCGGGCACCGGCACACCCCCGAGATGATCCAGAACCTGTCGGCCGTGGCCGGGGAGCCGGTCGGCGTCTCGTTCACCCCGACCCTCGTACCGATGCCGCGCGGCATCCTCGCCACCTGCAGTGTGCGGGCGAAGGCGGGGGTCACCGCCGACGCGGTCCGCGCCGTGTACGAGAAGGCCTTCGCGGACGAGCCGTTCGTGTACCTGCTGCCCGAGGGGCAGTGGCCGTCGACCGGCGCCGTACTCGGTTCCAACGCCGTACAGCTGCAGGTCGCGTACGACGCGGCGGCCGGCCGCATCATCGCCATCAGCGCGATCGACAATCTGACGAAGGGCACCGCGGGCGGCGCGGTGCAGAGCATGAACGTGGCCCTCGGACTTCCCGAGGACATGGGACTTTCCACGACAGGAGTGGCACCGTGA
- a CDS encoding YdeI family protein, whose translation MDELDGVEIIAFADGGAFEGWLARHFGRHEGVWIKMAKKNSGIPSVTSDELVDIGLCYGWISGQRRSLDERHYLQKYVPRRPRSLWSRVNVEKVEMLTAAGRMREPGLAEVLAAREDGRWAAAYASQRTAAVPPDLAAALDANPAAGRAFEALDRTGRYLTILPLLQALTPETRQARLDKALRLLVDGEAPGGSPRPAGYRRTD comes from the coding sequence GTGGACGAGCTCGACGGAGTGGAGATCATCGCCTTCGCGGACGGCGGGGCGTTCGAGGGCTGGCTGGCCCGGCACTTCGGGCGCCATGAGGGCGTGTGGATCAAGATGGCCAAGAAGAACTCCGGCATCCCGAGCGTCACCTCCGACGAGCTGGTCGACATCGGGCTCTGCTACGGCTGGATCTCCGGGCAGCGGCGCTCTCTCGACGAGCGGCACTATCTGCAGAAGTACGTGCCGCGCCGGCCGAGGAGTCTGTGGTCGCGGGTGAACGTGGAGAAGGTCGAGATGCTGACCGCGGCGGGGCGGATGCGGGAACCCGGGCTGGCCGAGGTGCTCGCGGCGCGGGAGGACGGCCGGTGGGCCGCGGCCTACGCGTCGCAGCGGACGGCGGCCGTGCCGCCCGACCTCGCGGCGGCGCTCGACGCGAACCCGGCGGCGGGGAGGGCGTTCGAGGCGCTCGACAGGACCGGGCGCTATCTGACGATCTTGCCGCTCCTCCAGGCACTCACACCGGAGACCAGGCAGGCCCGGCTCGACAAGGCCCTGCGCCTGCTGGTGGACGGCGAAGCCCCCGGAGGATCGCCCCGCCCGGCCGGCTACCGACGGACGGACTGA
- a CDS encoding DMT family transporter yields MGVLALLWGSTFLWIKLALDGLSPAQVTFTRCALGSLVLLVLCFSTRRRLPRDRATWGHVVVAAFFCNALPFALFSVGEQTVDSGVAGVLNATTPLWSLLIGLTLGTERRLHPARLGGLLLGFAGTLLIFAPWGQAGLVSWGSAAILGAAASYAVAFAYMGRHLVGKGTATIALSASQLIAATGLSALALPIGGLAPVHPGPAALSAVVVLGIFATGITFHLTYRLIADEGATNAATVGYLLPVVSVALGAIVLHEHVGLRTVAGMAVVLVGVGMTRRPARTRDGAGAGADSRLCEAAAQSVRR; encoded by the coding sequence ATGGGTGTCCTCGCCCTGCTGTGGGGATCGACGTTCCTGTGGATCAAGCTGGCCCTGGACGGCCTGTCGCCCGCTCAAGTGACCTTCACCCGCTGCGCGCTGGGCTCCCTGGTGCTGCTGGTCCTGTGCTTCTCGACGCGCCGCCGGCTGCCCCGCGACCGCGCGACCTGGGGTCATGTCGTCGTGGCCGCCTTCTTCTGCAACGCCCTGCCGTTCGCGTTGTTCAGCGTCGGGGAGCAGACGGTCGACTCCGGCGTGGCCGGGGTCCTGAACGCCACCACCCCGCTGTGGTCCCTGCTGATCGGCCTCACCCTCGGCACGGAACGCCGGCTCCACCCCGCCCGGCTGGGCGGCCTCCTCCTCGGATTCGCGGGCACCCTGCTGATCTTCGCCCCGTGGGGCCAGGCCGGACTCGTCAGCTGGGGTTCCGCCGCCATCCTCGGGGCGGCGGCGAGCTACGCCGTCGCGTTCGCCTACATGGGGCGCCATCTCGTCGGGAAGGGCACCGCCACCATCGCGCTCTCCGCGTCCCAGCTCATCGCGGCGACGGGACTCAGCGCGCTGGCCCTGCCGATCGGCGGCCTGGCGCCCGTACACCCGGGTCCCGCGGCCCTGTCGGCCGTCGTCGTCCTGGGGATCTTCGCCACCGGCATCACCTTCCACCTCACCTACCGGCTCATCGCGGACGAGGGCGCCACCAACGCCGCCACCGTCGGATACCTGCTGCCGGTGGTCTCGGTGGCGCTGGGCGCGATCGTGCTCCACGAGCACGTCGGCCTCAGGACCGTCGCGGGCATGGCCGTGGTCCTCGTCGGCGTCGGCATGACCCGCAGGCCGGCGCGCACGCGCGATGGCGCGGGTGCGGGGGCGGACAGCCGGCTGTGCGAAGCGGCCGCTCAGTCCGTCCGTCGGTAG
- a CDS encoding LysR family transcriptional regulator, protein MLDVRRMQVLRAVVTSGSVTAAAANLGYTPSAVSQQVAALEKQAGTALLERFGRGVRPTAAGLLLTEHAAVISRNVAEAETALADLRAGRTGQLSVRYFATAGATLVAPALARLRDEHPGVRIDLKLIDPDDPLPEVQQGRADLAIVVHPRDRSSAGIRLVHLLDDPYRAVLPKGHRLAAKKVLDLTDLADEPWVGNEWPAGPCLETVVDACAAAGFSPDFVVESEDYATAQGFIAAGLGVGLMPTLGLGNRHHPGIVVRKVRGPEPVRAIYAAVRETSPAQPALLGLIDALRDAAAR, encoded by the coding sequence ATGCTCGATGTGAGACGGATGCAGGTACTGCGGGCGGTCGTCACCAGTGGTTCGGTGACCGCGGCGGCGGCGAATCTGGGGTACACCCCCTCCGCCGTCAGCCAGCAGGTGGCGGCACTGGAGAAGCAGGCGGGAACGGCGCTGCTCGAACGCTTCGGCCGGGGTGTCCGGCCGACGGCGGCCGGACTGCTGCTCACCGAGCACGCGGCCGTGATCAGCAGGAACGTCGCCGAGGCGGAGACGGCGCTGGCCGACCTCCGGGCCGGCCGCACCGGGCAGCTGTCCGTCCGCTACTTCGCCACGGCGGGCGCGACGCTGGTCGCGCCCGCGCTGGCGCGGCTGCGCGACGAACATCCGGGCGTACGGATCGACCTCAAGCTGATCGACCCCGACGACCCCCTGCCCGAGGTGCAGCAGGGCCGGGCCGATCTGGCGATCGTGGTCCACCCGCGCGACCGGTCCAGCGCGGGCATCCGCCTCGTGCACCTGCTCGACGACCCGTACCGCGCCGTACTGCCCAAGGGGCACCGGCTCGCGGCGAAGAAGGTACTGGATCTGACCGACCTCGCCGACGAGCCCTGGGTCGGCAACGAATGGCCCGCGGGCCCCTGCCTCGAAACCGTCGTCGACGCCTGCGCCGCGGCCGGCTTCAGCCCGGACTTCGTGGTCGAGAGCGAGGACTACGCCACGGCGCAGGGATTCATCGCGGCCGGCCTCGGAGTCGGTCTGATGCCGACGCTCGGACTGGGCAACCGCCATCATCCCGGCATCGTCGTGCGCAAGGTCCGCGGACCGGAGCCGGTCCGGGCGATCTACGCCGCGGTACGCGAGACCTCGCCGGCGCAGCCCGCCCTGCTGGGCCTGATCGACGCCCTCCGGGACGCGGCGGCCCGCTGA
- a CDS encoding methyltransferase, which produces MNRLTTSSGAYDLTRFPEDPRDRLRAWDAADEYLLRHLDGIAPDGGEPRPVDLSGTVVVVGDRWGALVTALAAHRPVQITDSFLAQQATRANLARSGAEPGAVRLLSAMDPVPDRIDVLLVRVPKSLALLEDQLHRLAPRLHAGTVVVGTGMVTEIHTSTLTLFEELIGPTRTSLAARKARLIFSTPDPAPVRTDSPWPRTYELPADVGAASGLAVTNHAGIFCAERLDIGTRFFLRNLPQRHGPERVVDLGCGNGVVGTAAALANPAADVTFIDESFSAVASAEATFRANAGPDAKAAFLVDDGLSSVPAGSVDLVLNNPPFHSHQATTDTTAWNMFTGSREALRAGGELWVIGNRHLGYHVKLRKLFGTCEVVASDPKFVILRAVKR; this is translated from the coding sequence ATGAACCGTTTGACGACGTCATCGGGTGCGTACGACCTCACCCGCTTCCCCGAGGACCCCCGCGACAGGCTCCGTGCCTGGGACGCCGCCGACGAGTACCTGCTGCGGCACCTGGACGGCATCGCCCCGGACGGCGGCGAGCCGCGGCCCGTCGACCTCTCCGGCACCGTCGTCGTGGTGGGCGACCGGTGGGGCGCACTGGTCACCGCGCTCGCCGCGCACCGCCCCGTGCAGATCACCGACTCCTTCCTCGCCCAGCAGGCGACCCGGGCGAACCTGGCGCGCAGCGGGGCCGAGCCCGGCGCGGTACGGCTGCTTTCGGCCATGGACCCCGTCCCGGACCGCATCGACGTCCTGCTGGTCCGGGTGCCCAAGAGCCTCGCGCTCCTGGAGGACCAGCTGCACCGGCTCGCACCGCGGCTGCACGCGGGCACCGTCGTCGTCGGCACGGGCATGGTCACCGAGATCCACACCTCGACGCTCACCCTGTTCGAAGAGCTCATCGGCCCGACCAGGACGTCGCTGGCCGCCAGGAAGGCCCGGCTGATCTTCAGTACGCCGGACCCCGCGCCGGTCCGCACCGACAGCCCGTGGCCGCGTACGTACGAACTGCCCGCCGACGTCGGCGCGGCCTCCGGTCTGGCCGTCACCAACCACGCGGGCATCTTCTGCGCCGAACGCCTCGACATCGGCACCCGGTTCTTCCTGCGGAACCTCCCGCAGCGCCACGGCCCCGAGCGCGTCGTCGACCTGGGCTGCGGCAACGGCGTGGTCGGAACGGCCGCGGCGCTGGCCAACCCCGCCGCCGACGTGACGTTCATCGACGAGTCCTTCTCCGCGGTGGCCTCGGCCGAGGCCACCTTCCGGGCCAACGCCGGACCGGACGCCAAGGCCGCGTTCCTGGTCGACGACGGCCTCTCGTCCGTCCCCGCCGGCTCGGTGGACCTGGTGCTGAACAACCCGCCGTTCCACAGCCACCAGGCGACGACCGACACCACGGCCTGGAACATGTTCACCGGATCGCGCGAAGCGCTGCGCGCCGGGGGCGAGTTGTGGGTGATCGGCAACCGGCACCTCGGGTACCACGTGAAGCTGCGCAAGCTCTTCGGCACCTGCGAGGTCGTCGCGAGCGACCCGAAGTTCGTCATCCTGCGAGCGGTGAAACGCTGA
- a CDS encoding GNAT family N-acetyltransferase yields MDIRRVTRAADVIDAETLFDGPARPEWAARFLAEPGHHLLVAYRGVEPAGFVSGVEMTHPDKGTEMFLYELGVAEGHRRHGLGRALVTGLAALARERGCYGMWVLTDRDNPAALATYRSTGADTDEATALLSWTFTTDSVPEP; encoded by the coding sequence CTGGACATCCGGCGGGTGACGCGGGCGGCGGACGTGATCGACGCGGAGACCCTCTTCGACGGGCCGGCCCGTCCGGAGTGGGCGGCGCGGTTCCTCGCCGAGCCGGGCCATCATCTGCTGGTGGCCTACCGGGGAGTGGAGCCGGCCGGGTTCGTCAGCGGGGTGGAGATGACCCACCCGGACAAGGGGACCGAGATGTTCCTCTACGAGCTCGGGGTGGCCGAGGGGCACCGGCGGCACGGCCTCGGCCGCGCCCTGGTCACCGGCCTGGCCGCGCTCGCCCGCGAGCGCGGCTGCTACGGGATGTGGGTGCTCACCGACCGCGACAACCCCGCCGCCCTGGCCACCTACCGCTCCACCGGGGCGGACACCGACGAGGCCACCGCCCTGCTGTCGTGGACCTTCACCACCGACAGCGTCCCGGAGCCGTAG
- a CDS encoding family 10 glycosylhydrolase, translated as MGHITRRTFAVGAIGTVGAVAAAAATGTPAAAAARVRNAEREHPARQFRGMWIATVANTDWPSAPGLPAAEQRRELLDLLDTAVERRLNAVILQVRPTADALWASPYEPWSQYLSGTQGQDPGWDPLGTAVREAHRRGLELHAWFNPYRIANNTDPNLLTPTHPARLHPEWVVPYGGKLYYNPGLPEVRRFVQDAMLDAVRRYPVDAVHWDDYFYPYPVAGQVFDDDAAYAAFGSGFPDRAAWRRDNTDRLVRETAVRIQRIRPRTRFGISPFGVWRNRATDPLGSDTTAGVQTYDDLHADTRGWVKKGWIDYIVPQVYWNIGFPAADYARLVPWWADVVSGTDVELYVGEALYKVGVAGQPAAWQDPAELSRHLTFDRDFPQVRGNVFFSSTQVVADPLGAMSRVVADHYGGCAHPPH; from the coding sequence ATGGGGCACATCACTCGCAGGACCTTCGCCGTGGGCGCCATCGGCACCGTCGGCGCGGTGGCCGCGGCAGCCGCCACCGGGACACCCGCGGCGGCGGCCGCCAGGGTCCGGAACGCGGAACGGGAGCATCCCGCCCGCCAGTTCCGCGGCATGTGGATCGCGACCGTCGCCAACACGGACTGGCCCTCCGCGCCCGGTCTGCCGGCGGCGGAGCAGCGGCGGGAACTGCTCGATCTGCTGGACACCGCCGTCGAGCGCCGCCTCAACGCGGTGATCCTCCAGGTCCGGCCCACCGCGGACGCGCTGTGGGCGTCGCCGTACGAGCCGTGGTCGCAGTACCTCAGCGGGACCCAGGGCCAGGACCCCGGCTGGGACCCGCTCGGCACGGCCGTGCGCGAGGCGCACCGGCGCGGCCTGGAGCTGCACGCCTGGTTCAACCCGTACCGCATCGCCAACAACACCGACCCGAACCTGCTCACCCCGACCCACCCGGCCCGGCTGCACCCCGAGTGGGTCGTCCCGTACGGCGGGAAGCTGTACTACAACCCGGGGCTGCCGGAGGTGCGGCGGTTCGTCCAGGACGCGATGCTCGACGCCGTGCGGCGCTATCCGGTCGACGCGGTGCACTGGGACGACTACTTCTATCCGTACCCGGTGGCGGGGCAGGTCTTCGACGACGATGCCGCGTACGCCGCCTTCGGTTCCGGGTTCCCGGACCGGGCCGCCTGGCGGCGCGACAACACCGACCGGCTGGTGCGGGAGACCGCCGTGCGCATCCAGCGGATCCGGCCGCGGACCCGCTTCGGGATCAGCCCCTTCGGGGTGTGGCGCAACCGGGCGACCGACCCGCTCGGCTCGGACACCACGGCGGGCGTCCAGACCTACGACGATCTGCACGCCGACACCCGCGGGTGGGTGAAGAAGGGGTGGATCGACTACATCGTTCCGCAGGTGTACTGGAACATCGGGTTCCCGGCCGCCGACTACGCCCGGCTCGTCCCCTGGTGGGCGGACGTGGTCTCCGGCACGGACGTCGAGCTGTACGTGGGCGAGGCGCTGTACAAGGTGGGCGTCGCCGGGCAGCCCGCGGCCTGGCAGGATCCCGCCGAGCTCTCCCGCCACCTCACCTTCGACCGCGACTTCCCGCAGGTGCGCGGCAACGTCTTCTTCTCGTCGACCCAGGTGGTGGCCGACCCGCTCGGAGCGATGAGCCGCGTCGTGGCCGACCACTACGGAGGCTGCGCGCACCCGCCGCACTGA
- a CDS encoding 3-hydroxybutyryl-CoA dehydrogenase, with product MSDIQRVGVVGAGQMGSGIAEVCARAGLDVRVAETTGEALELGRTRLTNSLGKAAERGKITEEERDATLARLSFTTDLGEFADRDLVIEAVVENEQVKTEIFQVLDQVVTRPDAILASNTSSIPLVKLAVATSRPEYVLGIHFFNPAPVQKLVELIPALTTADDTLKRTESLVTDVLGKHAIRAQDRSGFVVNALLVPYLLSAIRMFESGIANREDIDNGMEMGCAHPMGPLKLSDLIGLDTIAAIADSMYHEFKEPLYAAPPLLQRMVDAGRLGRKTGSGFYQY from the coding sequence GTGAGCGACATCCAGCGCGTCGGAGTGGTGGGGGCCGGGCAGATGGGCTCCGGTATCGCGGAGGTCTGCGCCCGCGCCGGACTGGACGTCCGGGTCGCGGAGACCACCGGCGAGGCCCTGGAGCTCGGCCGTACCCGTCTGACGAACTCCCTCGGGAAGGCCGCCGAACGCGGCAAGATCACCGAGGAGGAGCGGGACGCGACACTCGCCCGTCTGAGCTTCACCACCGACCTCGGCGAATTCGCCGACCGTGACCTCGTGATCGAGGCCGTGGTCGAGAACGAGCAGGTCAAGACCGAGATCTTCCAGGTCCTCGACCAGGTGGTGACCCGGCCGGACGCCATCCTGGCCTCCAACACCTCGTCCATCCCGCTGGTGAAGCTCGCGGTGGCCACCTCGCGTCCCGAGTACGTGCTCGGGATCCACTTCTTCAACCCGGCCCCGGTGCAGAAGCTCGTCGAGCTGATTCCGGCGCTCACCACCGCGGACGACACCCTCAAGCGGACCGAGAGCCTTGTCACCGACGTGCTCGGAAAGCACGCGATCCGCGCGCAGGACCGCTCCGGATTCGTGGTGAACGCGCTGCTGGTCCCGTATCTCCTGTCGGCGATCCGGATGTTCGAGTCCGGAATCGCCAATCGCGAGGACATCGACAACGGGATGGAAATGGGCTGCGCGCACCCGATGGGCCCGCTCAAGCTCTCCGACCTCATCGGTCTGGACACCATCGCCGCCATCGCGGATTCGATGTACCACGAATTCAAGGAGCCGCTGTACGCCGCTCCCCCGCTGCTCCAGCGCATGGTCGACGCGGGCCGGCTGGGCCGTAAGACCGGCTCCGGTTTCTACCAGTACTGA
- a CDS encoding ABC transporter ATP-binding protein: MAAPAASRIPTVIVDDVHIVYRVHGAGNSKGSATAALGRLVSRKSSPNVRLVHAVRGVSFTAYRGEAIGLIGSNGSGKSTMLRAIAGLLPPESGRVYTDGQPSLLGVNAALMNDLSGERNVVLGGLAMGMSQEEIRERYQGIVEFSGINEKDDFISLPMRTYSSGMAARLRFSIAAAKNHDVLMIDEALATGDRSFQRRSEERIRELRKEAGTVFLVSHNNKSIRDTCDRVLWLEKGELLMDGPTEEVVSAYENAHG, from the coding sequence ATCGCGGCCCCCGCCGCGTCCCGCATCCCGACCGTGATCGTGGACGATGTGCACATCGTCTACCGGGTGCACGGCGCCGGGAACAGCAAGGGCAGTGCGACGGCCGCCCTCGGCCGCCTGGTGTCCCGTAAGTCGTCGCCGAACGTCCGGCTGGTGCACGCGGTGCGCGGGGTGAGCTTCACCGCGTACCGGGGTGAGGCCATCGGACTGATCGGGTCGAACGGTTCGGGCAAGTCGACGATGCTGCGGGCGATCGCGGGTCTGCTGCCGCCGGAGAGCGGCCGGGTCTACACCGACGGCCAGCCTTCGCTGCTGGGGGTCAACGCGGCGCTGATGAACGACCTGTCCGGCGAGCGGAACGTCGTGCTCGGCGGTCTGGCGATGGGGATGTCGCAGGAGGAGATCCGCGAGCGGTACCAGGGCATCGTGGAGTTCTCGGGAATCAACGAGAAGGACGATTTCATCTCGTTGCCGATGCGGACGTATTCCTCGGGCATGGCGGCCCGGCTGCGGTTCTCGATCGCGGCGGCCAAGAACCACGATGTGCTGATGATCGACGAGGCGCTGGCCACCGGTGACCGGTCCTTCCAGCGCCGCTCGGAGGAACGCATTCGCGAGCTGCGCAAGGAAGCGGGCACGGTCTTCCTCGTCAGCCACAACAACAAGTCGATCCGCGATACCTGCGACCGGGTGCTGTGGCTGGAGAAGGGCGAGCTCCTCATGGACGGCCCGACCGAGGAAGTCGTCAGCGCCTACGAGAACGCCCACGGATAA
- a CDS encoding ABC transporter permease, which produces MTLQTDAPAAAQDLDSPDGGLSAADLAAKYGLSVSGARPGLAEYTRQLWGRRHFINEFAKARTQAQYTDARLGQLWQVMTPLLNAAVYYLIFGLLLGTDRGVDNFIAFLVTGIFIFTFTQSSIMSGVRAVAGNLGLIRALHFPRASMPLAFTLMQLQQLLMSMLVLFSIVLMTGEVPTWSWLLAIPALFIQSVFNAGLALIVARLGSKMTDLAQLMPFILRTWMYTSGVMYSISHFTKTAPYFVKILLDVNPIAVYIDLMRFALIDSVTAEDMPPHVWAVAVGWAVVVGVGGYVYFWKAEEKYGRG; this is translated from the coding sequence ATGACCTTGCAGACGGACGCCCCCGCGGCGGCGCAGGACCTGGACAGCCCGGACGGCGGGCTGTCGGCCGCTGATCTGGCGGCGAAGTACGGGCTGTCGGTCAGTGGTGCCCGGCCGGGCCTGGCCGAGTACACCCGGCAGTTGTGGGGCCGGCGGCACTTCATCAACGAGTTCGCGAAGGCGCGGACGCAGGCGCAGTACACCGATGCCCGGCTGGGTCAGCTGTGGCAGGTGATGACGCCGTTGCTGAACGCGGCGGTGTACTACCTGATCTTCGGGCTGTTGCTGGGTACCGACCGCGGTGTGGACAACTTCATCGCGTTCCTGGTGACCGGCATCTTCATCTTCACCTTCACCCAGTCGTCGATCATGAGCGGCGTGCGGGCGGTGGCGGGGAACCTGGGGCTGATCCGGGCGCTGCACTTCCCGCGGGCGTCGATGCCGCTGGCGTTCACGCTGATGCAGCTGCAGCAGTTGCTGATGTCGATGCTGGTGCTGTTCTCGATCGTGCTGATGACCGGCGAGGTGCCGACCTGGTCGTGGCTGCTGGCGATTCCGGCGCTGTTCATCCAGTCGGTGTTCAACGCCGGTCTGGCACTGATCGTCGCCCGGCTGGGCAGCAAGATGACGGACCTGGCGCAGCTGATGCCGTTCATCCTGCGGACGTGGATGTACACCTCCGGTGTGATGTATAGCATCAGCCATTTCACGAAGACGGCACCGTATTTCGTGAAGATCCTGCTCGATGTGAATCCCATCGCGGTGTACATCGACCTGATGCGCTTCGCGCTGATCGACAGCGTGACCGCCGAGGACATGCCGCCGCACGTGTGGGCGGTGGCGGTGGGCTGGGCGGTCGTGGTGGGCGTCGGCGGGTACGTGTATTTCTGGAAGGCTGAGGAGAAGTACGGCCGTGGCTGA